The following are encoded together in the Pleurocapsa sp. FMAR1 genome:
- a CDS encoding Tll0287-like domain-containing protein, whose product MFKNINLGIKLNLLLGIIFLVLTLTISLILSRILQNYAEQIVADRASLLIETMNSVRQYTSTQVNPELASSLETEKFFIPQTVPAYSAREVFENLRSNEKYSQFFYKEATLNPTNLRDKADKFETEIIKSFRDNPNSADLKMVDLQQHGFHTIPGGELFYIARPLAIKQESCLRCHSIPKNAPASQIATYGKDNGFGWKMNEIVGAQIISVPASQVVKQAQNLRWQVLGRVSIFLMLGIVLLNIFLKFTITDPINKMSSLSKKLSTGDFSVEFKHKNNDEIGILARSLNRLKVSLKMAMEMIENQSPK is encoded by the coding sequence ATGTTTAAAAATATTAATTTGGGTATAAAGCTAAATCTTCTTTTAGGCATAATTTTTTTAGTTTTAACCTTAACTATCAGCTTGATACTATCTAGAATATTGCAAAACTATGCAGAACAGATTGTTGCTGACCGAGCATCGTTGCTAATCGAAACTATGAACTCTGTACGTCAATATACTAGCACTCAAGTTAATCCCGAACTAGCATCAAGTTTAGAAACAGAAAAGTTTTTTATACCCCAAACTGTACCTGCTTACTCAGCGCGAGAAGTTTTTGAAAATCTTAGAAGCAACGAAAAATACAGCCAGTTTTTTTATAAAGAAGCTACTCTTAATCCCACCAACTTGCGAGATAAAGCAGATAAGTTTGAAACTGAAATTATAAAGTCTTTTCGAGACAACCCTAATTCTGCCGACCTGAAAATGGTAGATTTACAACAGCATGGTTTTCATACCATACCAGGAGGGGAATTATTTTATATAGCTCGTCCTTTGGCAATTAAGCAAGAGAGTTGCTTAAGATGTCACAGTATCCCTAAAAACGCTCCTGCTAGCCAGATTGCTACCTATGGCAAAGATAATGGTTTTGGCTGGAAAATGAATGAAATTGTAGGAGCGCAGATTATTTCTGTTCCTGCAAGTCAAGTAGTAAAACAAGCCCAAAACTTGCGCTGGCAAGTTCTGGGCAGAGTGTCTATCTTTTTAATGTTAGGAATCGTCTTATTAAATATATTTCTTAAATTTACCATTACTGACCCGATTAATAAGATGTCTTCCCTGTCTAAAAAATTAAGTACGGGAGATTTTAGTGTCGAGTTTAAGCACAAAAACAACGATGAAATTGGCATTTTGGCTCGTTCTTTAAATCGTCTCAAGGTGAGTCTTAAAATGGCAATGGAAATGATTGAAAACCAATCACCAAAATAA